In the genome of Xenopus laevis strain J_2021 chromosome 1S, Xenopus_laevis_v10.1, whole genome shotgun sequence, one region contains:
- the sept5in.S gene encoding septin 5 S homeolog isoform X4, whose translation MDAIIIQELLAERLLSPSTFTQRTYPLKLKDQEKQYVGFATLPNQVHRKSVKKGFDFTLMVAGESGLGKSTLVNSLFLTDLYKDRKLLNAEERISQTVEILKHTVDIEEKGVKLKLTIVDTPGFGDAVNNNESWKPITDYIDQQFEQYFRDESGLNRKNIQDNRVHCCLYFISPFGHGLRPVDVAVMKALHEKVNIVPLIAKADCLIPSEIRKLKDRIREEIEKFGIKVYQFPECDSDEDDDFKQQDRELKESAPFAVIGSNTVVEAKGQRVRGRLYPWGIVEVENQAHCDFVKLRNMLIRTHMHDLKDVTCDVHYENYRAQCIQQMTSKLTQDNRIESPIPILSLPTPDAETEKLIKMKDEELRRMQEMLQKMQQQIQEQ comes from the exons ATGGATGCCATTATCATTCAGGAACTCCTGGCTGAGAGATTATTGTCTCCCTCTACGTTCACACAGAGAACCTACCCATTGAAGCTAAAG GACCAAGAGAAGCAGTATGTTGGGTTTGCTACTCTGCCCAATCAAGTTCACAGGAAGTCTGTGAAGAAAGGCTTTGACTTCACACTCATGGTGGCTG GGGAGTCGGGCCTCGGAAAGTCTACCTTGGTGAATAGTCTGTTTCTGACAGATCTCTATAAGGACAGGAAATTGCTCAATGCAGAAG AGCGAATTAGCCAGACAGTGGAGATTCTTAAGCATACAGTGGACATTGAGGAAAAGGGAGTGAAACTGAAATTAACCATAGTGGACACGCCTGGCTTTGGGGATGCTGtcaataacaatgaaag CTGGAAGCCCATCACAGACTACATAGACCAGCAGTTTGAACAGTATTTTCGGGATGAGAGTGGTCTGAACAGGAAGAACATTCAGGATAACAGAGTGCACTGCTGCCTGTACTTCATCTCACCTTTTGGACATGG GCTGCGACCAGTGGATGTCGCTGTCATGAAAGCTCTGCATGAGAAGGTGAACATTGTTCCTTTGATCGCTAAGGCTGACTGCCTGATTCCTAGCGAGATCCGCAAGCTCAAGGACCGG ATTAGGGAGGAGATAGAGAAATTTGGAATTAAGGTTTATCAGTTCCCAGAATGTGACTCTGATGAGGATGATGACTTTAAACAACAAGACAGAGAATTGAAG GAAAGTGCACCTTTTGCAGTCATTGGCAGCAACACTGTGGTAGAGGCCAAAGGCCAGAGAGTGAGAGGTCGTCTGTACCCTTGGGGCATTGTAGAAG TGGAGAACCAGGCACATTGTGACTTTGTGAAGTTGAGGAATATGCTAATCCGCACACACATGCATGACCTGAAAGATGTCACTTGTGATGTGCACTATGAGAACTACCGAGCCCAGTGCATCCAACAGATGACAAG CAAATTGACTCAAGATAATAGGATAGAAAGTCCTATACCCATCCTGTCACTGCCAACCCCAGATGCTGAGACAGAAAAACTGATTAAAATGAAAGACGAGGAG
- the sept5in.S gene encoding septin 5 S homeolog isoform X5, translating to MSTSIRYKSKLLKTDEKEDQEKQYVGFATLPNQVHRKSVKKGFDFTLMVAGESGLGKSTLVNSLFLTDLYKDRKLLNAEERISQTVEILKHTVDIEEKGVKLKLTIVDTPGFGDAVNNNESWKPITDYIDQQFEQYFRDESGLNRKNIQDNRVHCCLYFISPFGHGLRPVDVAVMKALHEKVNIVPLIAKADCLIPSEIRKLKDRIREEIEKFGIKVYQFPECDSDEDDDFKQQDRELKESAPFAVIGSNTVVEAKGQRVRGRLYPWGIVEVENQAHCDFVKLRNMLIRTHMHDLKDVTCDVHYENYRAQCIQQMTRNDERHNTASSKLTQDNRIESPIPILSLPTPDAETEKLIKMKDEELRRMQEMLQKMQQQIQEQ from the exons GACCAAGAGAAGCAGTATGTTGGGTTTGCTACTCTGCCCAATCAAGTTCACAGGAAGTCTGTGAAGAAAGGCTTTGACTTCACACTCATGGTGGCTG GGGAGTCGGGCCTCGGAAAGTCTACCTTGGTGAATAGTCTGTTTCTGACAGATCTCTATAAGGACAGGAAATTGCTCAATGCAGAAG AGCGAATTAGCCAGACAGTGGAGATTCTTAAGCATACAGTGGACATTGAGGAAAAGGGAGTGAAACTGAAATTAACCATAGTGGACACGCCTGGCTTTGGGGATGCTGtcaataacaatgaaag CTGGAAGCCCATCACAGACTACATAGACCAGCAGTTTGAACAGTATTTTCGGGATGAGAGTGGTCTGAACAGGAAGAACATTCAGGATAACAGAGTGCACTGCTGCCTGTACTTCATCTCACCTTTTGGACATGG GCTGCGACCAGTGGATGTCGCTGTCATGAAAGCTCTGCATGAGAAGGTGAACATTGTTCCTTTGATCGCTAAGGCTGACTGCCTGATTCCTAGCGAGATCCGCAAGCTCAAGGACCGG ATTAGGGAGGAGATAGAGAAATTTGGAATTAAGGTTTATCAGTTCCCAGAATGTGACTCTGATGAGGATGATGACTTTAAACAACAAGACAGAGAATTGAAG GAAAGTGCACCTTTTGCAGTCATTGGCAGCAACACTGTGGTAGAGGCCAAAGGCCAGAGAGTGAGAGGTCGTCTGTACCCTTGGGGCATTGTAGAAG TGGAGAACCAGGCACATTGTGACTTTGTGAAGTTGAGGAATATGCTAATCCGCACACACATGCATGACCTGAAAGATGTCACTTGTGATGTGCACTATGAGAACTACCGAGCCCAGTGCATCCAACAGATGACAAG GAACGACGAAAGACACAACACTGCATCAAG CAAATTGACTCAAGATAATAGGATAGAAAGTCCTATACCCATCCTGTCACTGCCAACCCCAGATGCTGAGACAGAAAAACTGATTAAAATGAAAGACGAGGAG
- the sept5in.S gene encoding septin 5 S homeolog, producing MSTSIRYKSKLLKTDEKEDQEKQYVGFATLPNQVHRKSVKKGFDFTLMVAGESGLGKSTLVNSLFLTDLYKDRKLLNAEERISQTVEILKHTVDIEEKGVKLKLTIVDTPGFGDAVNNNESWKPITDYIDQQFEQYFRDESGLNRKNIQDNRVHCCLYFISPFGHGLRPVDVAVMKALHEKVNIVPLIAKADCLIPSEIRKLKDRIREEIEKFGIKVYQFPECDSDEDDDFKQQDRELKESAPFAVIGSNTVVEAKGQRVRGRLYPWGIVEVENQAHCDFVKLRNMLIRTHMHDLKDVTCDVHYENYRAQCIQQMTSKLTQDNRIESPIPILSLPTPDAETEKLIKMKDEELRRMQEMLQKMQQQIQEQ from the exons GACCAAGAGAAGCAGTATGTTGGGTTTGCTACTCTGCCCAATCAAGTTCACAGGAAGTCTGTGAAGAAAGGCTTTGACTTCACACTCATGGTGGCTG GGGAGTCGGGCCTCGGAAAGTCTACCTTGGTGAATAGTCTGTTTCTGACAGATCTCTATAAGGACAGGAAATTGCTCAATGCAGAAG AGCGAATTAGCCAGACAGTGGAGATTCTTAAGCATACAGTGGACATTGAGGAAAAGGGAGTGAAACTGAAATTAACCATAGTGGACACGCCTGGCTTTGGGGATGCTGtcaataacaatgaaag CTGGAAGCCCATCACAGACTACATAGACCAGCAGTTTGAACAGTATTTTCGGGATGAGAGTGGTCTGAACAGGAAGAACATTCAGGATAACAGAGTGCACTGCTGCCTGTACTTCATCTCACCTTTTGGACATGG GCTGCGACCAGTGGATGTCGCTGTCATGAAAGCTCTGCATGAGAAGGTGAACATTGTTCCTTTGATCGCTAAGGCTGACTGCCTGATTCCTAGCGAGATCCGCAAGCTCAAGGACCGG ATTAGGGAGGAGATAGAGAAATTTGGAATTAAGGTTTATCAGTTCCCAGAATGTGACTCTGATGAGGATGATGACTTTAAACAACAAGACAGAGAATTGAAG GAAAGTGCACCTTTTGCAGTCATTGGCAGCAACACTGTGGTAGAGGCCAAAGGCCAGAGAGTGAGAGGTCGTCTGTACCCTTGGGGCATTGTAGAAG TGGAGAACCAGGCACATTGTGACTTTGTGAAGTTGAGGAATATGCTAATCCGCACACACATGCATGACCTGAAAGATGTCACTTGTGATGTGCACTATGAGAACTACCGAGCCCAGTGCATCCAACAGATGACAAG CAAATTGACTCAAGATAATAGGATAGAAAGTCCTATACCCATCCTGTCACTGCCAACCCCAGATGCTGAGACAGAAAAACTGATTAAAATGAAAGACGAGGAG
- the sept5in.S gene encoding septin 5 S homeolog isoform X3, whose translation MDAIIIQELLAERLLSPSTFTQRTYPLKLKDQEKQYVGFATLPNQVHRKSVKKGFDFTLMVAGESGLGKSTLVNSLFLTDLYKDRKLLNAEERISQTVEILKHTVDIEEKGVKLKLTIVDTPGFGDAVNNNESWKPITDYIDQQFEQYFRDESGLNRKNIQDNRVHCCLYFISPFGHGLRPVDVAVMKALHEKVNIVPLIAKADCLIPSEIRKLKDRIREEIEKFGIKVYQFPECDSDEDDDFKQQDRELKESAPFAVIGSNTVVEAKGQRVRGRLYPWGIVEVENQAHCDFVKLRNMLIRTHMHDLKDVTCDVHYENYRAQCIQQMTRNDERHNTASSKLTQDNRIESPIPILSLPTPDAETEKLIKMKDEELRRMQEMLQKMQQQIQEQ comes from the exons ATGGATGCCATTATCATTCAGGAACTCCTGGCTGAGAGATTATTGTCTCCCTCTACGTTCACACAGAGAACCTACCCATTGAAGCTAAAG GACCAAGAGAAGCAGTATGTTGGGTTTGCTACTCTGCCCAATCAAGTTCACAGGAAGTCTGTGAAGAAAGGCTTTGACTTCACACTCATGGTGGCTG GGGAGTCGGGCCTCGGAAAGTCTACCTTGGTGAATAGTCTGTTTCTGACAGATCTCTATAAGGACAGGAAATTGCTCAATGCAGAAG AGCGAATTAGCCAGACAGTGGAGATTCTTAAGCATACAGTGGACATTGAGGAAAAGGGAGTGAAACTGAAATTAACCATAGTGGACACGCCTGGCTTTGGGGATGCTGtcaataacaatgaaag CTGGAAGCCCATCACAGACTACATAGACCAGCAGTTTGAACAGTATTTTCGGGATGAGAGTGGTCTGAACAGGAAGAACATTCAGGATAACAGAGTGCACTGCTGCCTGTACTTCATCTCACCTTTTGGACATGG GCTGCGACCAGTGGATGTCGCTGTCATGAAAGCTCTGCATGAGAAGGTGAACATTGTTCCTTTGATCGCTAAGGCTGACTGCCTGATTCCTAGCGAGATCCGCAAGCTCAAGGACCGG ATTAGGGAGGAGATAGAGAAATTTGGAATTAAGGTTTATCAGTTCCCAGAATGTGACTCTGATGAGGATGATGACTTTAAACAACAAGACAGAGAATTGAAG GAAAGTGCACCTTTTGCAGTCATTGGCAGCAACACTGTGGTAGAGGCCAAAGGCCAGAGAGTGAGAGGTCGTCTGTACCCTTGGGGCATTGTAGAAG TGGAGAACCAGGCACATTGTGACTTTGTGAAGTTGAGGAATATGCTAATCCGCACACACATGCATGACCTGAAAGATGTCACTTGTGATGTGCACTATGAGAACTACCGAGCCCAGTGCATCCAACAGATGACAAG GAACGACGAAAGACACAACACTGCATCAAG CAAATTGACTCAAGATAATAGGATAGAAAGTCCTATACCCATCCTGTCACTGCCAACCCCAGATGCTGAGACAGAAAAACTGATTAAAATGAAAGACGAGGAG